One Glycine soja cultivar W05 chromosome 2, ASM419377v2, whole genome shotgun sequence genomic region harbors:
- the LOC114373569 gene encoding uncharacterized protein LOC114373569 encodes MVEREMVTMMVDTLPVFYYEKLVGYMPSSFAGLAFAGERIEVGLKRGKFDYVSPVGANSRRTEIAGTKKKEGDAHTVTSTPAWPKPPQIPYCTHQYAQHHLSFSAHTEWYNPSATCAYHGGTPGHLTEQFFALKSKIQSLIEAWWLTFQEDGPNIKTNPLANHGGGAVNAIEVSRLHWPKLLEDVKTPRRFIYKALQKVGMIPCGGHREDSCLMHPGVPHDMETCSAIRDLLQWMIDQGRLEVGSENQEEQHVYMQSADVEGPKKPKPLVIYFTRNTAPQRPQHPSAVSGGRSIPFSYKNNHVVPWRYASLGGRKEEAIDISSLSAKVTNITRLSGITRSGRVFGPPSLPIQPANTKGKARMTEGQNVKVFPAPDEDVPTKDLSEGREGCGKKEVSLEEAGEFLRIIHPSEFKVIQQLNKTPARVSLLELLMSSKPHRALLVKVLNEAHVAQDIYVEGFGGIVNNIIANNYLTFAEEEIPTEGRGHNRALHASVKYMEHVMAKVLIDNGSSLNVMPKSTRQKVSGEIDLPVQIGPHTCQVTFHVMDINPTYSYLLGHPWIHSVGVVPSTLHQKLKFVVEGHLVIVSGEEDVLVSCPSSMPYVEAAEESLETAFQYFELLSIASIDSLSRQPRLSDSAMMVARVMLGHGYEP; translated from the exons atggttgagagggAAATGGTTACTATGATGGTGGATACCTTGCCTGTattttactatgagaaattagtgggctacatgccTTCTAGCTTCGCAGGCTTAGCCTTTGCCGGAGAAAGGATCGAGGTAGGTTTGAAGaggggaaagtttgattacgtctcCCCGGTAGGTGCCAACAGTAGGAGGACCGAAATAGCTGggacaaagaagaaagagggagaTGCCCATACCGTCACTTCAACACCTGCATGGCCTAAGCCGCCGCAAATCCCCTACTGTACTCACCAATATGCGCAACATCATCTGAGTTTTTCGGCTCACACCGAG TGGTATAACCCTAGTGCGACCTGCGCATACCATGGGGGGACCCCGGGGCACTTGACTGAACAGTTCTTCGCCTTGAAAAGCAAGATCCAAAGCTTGATAGAGGCCTGGTGGTTGACTTTTCAAGAGGACGGGCCCAACATAAAAACAAACCCtcttgccaatcatggagggggagcggttaatgccatcGAGGTGAGTAGGTTGCACTGGCCCAAGCTTTTGGAGGACGTAAAGACCCCCAGAAGGTTTATCTACAAGGCTTTGCAAAAGGTGGGCATGATTCCCTGCGGCGGGCACAGAGAAGACTCTTGCTTAATGCATCCGGGTGTACCCcatgacatggaaacatgttcgGCAATAAGGGATCTATTACAatggatgatagaccaaggccgGCTTGAGGTCGGCAGTGAGAACCAGGAGGAACAACATGTATACATGCAGTCGGCTGATGTAGAAGGACCTAAAAAGCCTAAACCCTTGGTAATATATTTCACCAGGAACACGGCTCCCCAAAGACCTCAACACCCCTCGGCAGTGTCGGGCGGTAGATCTATTCCATTTTCTTACAAGAACAACCACGTAGTTCCGTGGAGGTATGCTTCTCTGGGCGGTAGGAAGGAAGAAGCTATCGATATCAGCTCACTATCAGCCAAAGTGACCAATATCACCAGGCTGAGTGgcataacccgcagtggtcgcgTGTTCGGACCCCCTAGCCTGCCGATACAGCCTGCAAACACTAAAGGGAAAGCTAGGATGACGGAAGGACAAAATGTCAAAGTGTTCCCCGCACCAGACGAGGATGTTCCAACGAAGGATCTTTCCGAGGGAAGAGAGGGTTGTGGCAAGAAAGAGGTATCACTCGAGGAGGCCGGcgagttcctccgcattatCCATCCAAGCGAGTTCAAAGTCATTCAacaactcaacaaaaccccaGCTAGAGTCTCCCTTCTAGAACTGCTCATGAGCTCTAAGCCTCATCGAGCTTTGCTGGTAAAGGTCTTGAATGAAGCTCACGTAGCCCAAGACATCTACGTAGAAGGCTTTGGGGGAATCGTCAATAACATCATAGCCAACAACTACCTCACTTTCGCTGAAGAGGAAATCCCTACCGAGGGGAGAGGACATAACCGAGCTTTACATGCGTCAGTCAAATACATGGAACACGTTATGGCCAAAGTACTCATCGACAATGGCTCAAGCCTGAAcgtgatgcccaaaagcac CCGCCAAAAGGTAAgcggagagatcgacctcccagtacagatagggcCTCATACCTGCCAGGTTACATTCCATGTGATGGATATCAACCCGACCTACAGCTATCTTTTGGGGCATCCATGGATCCACTCAGTTGGAGTCGTCCCCtccacactccaccaaaagttgaagttTGTAGTGGAAGGACATTTGGTCATAGTATCAGGTGAGGAAGATGTCCTGGTAAGTTGCCCTTCCTCTATGCCATAcgtggaagccgcagaggagtcattggaaacggctttccaatatTTTGAGTTACTAAGCATCGCCTCCATAGATTCCCTCTCTAGGCAGCCCCGCCTGTCCGATTCGGCaatgatggtggcccgggtgatGCTGGGGCACGGCTACGAGCCCTGA